From Alteromonas sp. RKMC-009, one genomic window encodes:
- a CDS encoding methyl-accepting chemotaxis protein, with amino-acid sequence MKNSIISGLLALVTVSVCGLFDIAFWWVAVAVFFVTLIPALIFPQQSTVVAGTDGQDDADSKLGESISQSASRIAIGGATVSHFLDKLAAVFKEQADSVQEIAGSIKHLEEGNLQLVGFSTDAQQKIQAADDKTQDCKQALSQLVEQQSQLRSEIEASADMLATLKSKADSISGITTTINQLADQTNMLALNAAIEAARAGEQGRGFAVVADEVRDLAQKTTNATQGIDDVLNEINRYSQTSVDAIEKVSAANGAMSDVVNYMSSLIEETSIISTEAANSMGQVASTVEVHGNTNRGISVNAERLHQNTKHLEGDLTDVSEKVLALSYHTEGIFRQLQALRVNDRNGKVQRIATRSAQKIGQMFEEAITSGKISESDLFNFHYEPVKGTNPQKFTTRFDSFTDVLLPPVQEPVLEENNFIIYAGAVDINGYFPTHNKKFSKPMTGDYDTDLAKSRTKRIFDDPTGSRCGKNTESFLLQTYKRDTGEVMHDLSAPIYVNGKHWGGFRIGYKAEDV; translated from the coding sequence GTGAAAAATTCAATTATCTCCGGGTTACTGGCCCTGGTAACCGTGTCGGTGTGTGGTCTGTTTGATATAGCCTTCTGGTGGGTGGCTGTCGCCGTGTTCTTTGTAACACTCATACCTGCTCTGATATTTCCTCAGCAGAGCACGGTTGTTGCCGGAACCGACGGGCAAGACGATGCTGACTCGAAATTAGGTGAGTCTATCAGCCAGTCTGCCAGCCGGATCGCTATAGGTGGAGCAACGGTTTCCCACTTTCTGGATAAGCTTGCCGCAGTATTTAAAGAGCAGGCCGATAGTGTTCAGGAAATCGCCGGCAGTATTAAGCACCTTGAAGAAGGTAATCTTCAACTTGTGGGATTCTCTACAGATGCTCAGCAAAAAATTCAGGCAGCAGACGATAAAACTCAGGATTGTAAGCAGGCTCTGAGCCAGTTGGTTGAACAACAAAGTCAGCTTCGTAGTGAAATTGAAGCCTCAGCAGATATGCTCGCCACATTAAAGAGCAAGGCCGATTCCATCAGCGGCATCACCACTACCATTAATCAACTGGCCGATCAGACTAATATGCTCGCTTTAAATGCTGCTATTGAAGCTGCAAGGGCCGGAGAGCAGGGACGGGGATTTGCCGTTGTTGCCGATGAAGTGCGCGACCTCGCTCAAAAGACAACAAATGCTACCCAGGGCATTGACGATGTACTCAATGAAATCAATCGCTACAGTCAAACTTCTGTAGACGCCATTGAAAAAGTTTCAGCAGCCAACGGCGCCATGTCGGACGTAGTGAACTATATGTCGTCCCTGATTGAAGAAACCAGCATTATTTCTACAGAAGCGGCAAATTCAATGGGGCAGGTCGCCAGTACGGTAGAAGTGCACGGCAATACCAACAGAGGAATAAGTGTAAATGCTGAAAGGTTACATCAGAATACCAAGCATCTTGAAGGCGATCTGACAGATGTTTCAGAGAAGGTACTGGCACTTAGTTATCACACTGAGGGTATTTTCCGGCAATTACAGGCATTGCGGGTGAATGACCGTAACGGAAAAGTCCAACGGATCGCCACCAGGTCCGCCCAAAAGATTGGTCAAATGTTCGAAGAGGCTATTACCAGTGGAAAAATCTCTGAATCAGATTTGTTCAACTTTCACTATGAACCGGTGAAAGGGACCAATCCGCAAAAATTCACTACACGGTTTGATTCATTTACTGATGTTTTGCTTCCTCCGGTACAGGAACCTGTCCTTGAGGAAAATAACTTTATTATTTATGCCGGGGCGGTGGATATTAACGGATACTTCCCGACCCACAATAAAAAATTCAGCAAACCTATGACCGGAGATTACGACACTGACCTGGCTAAGAGCCGGACGAAACGCATTTTCGATGATCCTACCGGTTCCCGTTGCGGAAAGAATACAGAGAGTTTTCTTCTGCAAACCTACAAGCGTGATACCGGAGAAGTGATGCACGATCTGTCTGCACCGATTTACGTTAACGGCAAACACTGGGGCGGTTTTCGTATAGGGTACAAAGCAGAAGATGTATGA
- a CDS encoding HvfC family RiPP maturation protein: MTDFRARQAELAQAMRDPQSGFVTLEEDGEERLSVYRSLFFNNIKNFIAGGFPVVKEVLGEEQWLILVREFMREHVCETPYFVEISREFVRFLSHFDCSARGYPAFLYELAHYEWLEIDVSVRDEDLPLKACSGDLPERYTLSGLATLASYHYPVHQISVECQPEKVSEQRHNYVVYRDKSDNVQFMITEPLTALLLTIISEEALPVPGIISQLKAVIPPTQVAAVEHYLPQALSALIEKGIVVKA, from the coding sequence ATGACAGATTTCCGCGCAAGGCAGGCTGAACTTGCACAAGCCATGCGGGATCCTCAATCCGGCTTTGTTACCCTTGAAGAGGACGGCGAAGAAAGGTTGTCTGTCTACCGCTCACTATTTTTTAATAATATAAAAAATTTTATCGCCGGCGGGTTTCCTGTGGTCAAAGAAGTCCTGGGCGAAGAACAGTGGCTTATTCTCGTACGGGAATTCATGCGTGAGCATGTTTGTGAGACCCCTTACTTTGTTGAAATCAGCCGTGAGTTTGTCCGTTTTCTGAGTCACTTTGATTGTTCAGCCCGTGGTTATCCGGCTTTTTTATATGAGCTCGCGCATTATGAATGGCTGGAAATTGATGTCAGCGTACGCGACGAAGACCTGCCACTTAAAGCCTGCTCAGGCGATTTACCAGAGCGTTATACATTGTCCGGCCTGGCAACACTTGCCAGTTACCATTATCCGGTACATCAAATCAGCGTTGAATGTCAGCCAGAAAAAGTATCAGAGCAGCGACATAACTACGTGGTGTACCGTGACAAAAGTGATAACGTTCAGTTCATGATTACTGAGCCTTTAACGGCTTTATTGCTGACGATTATCAGTGAAGAGGCTTTGCCCGTTCCCGGTATCATCAGTCAGCTTAAAGCTGTCATTCCTCCTACACAAGTTGCAGCGGTTGAACATTATCTGCCGCAAGCACTCTCCGCACTTATAGAAAAGGGGATAGTGGTCAAAGCCTGA
- a CDS encoding HvfA family oxazolone/thioamide-modified RiPP metallophore produces MKEAKRNLVAGTIGAAVLSAGAFTSSAMANPFGMDALESGYKQIAAEGKCGEGKCGADKMKDKAKAAAEGKCGEGKCGADKMKDKAKAAAEGKCGEGKCGADKMKDKAKAATEGKCGEGKCGADKMKDKVKEKAAEEGKCGEGKCGSM; encoded by the coding sequence ATGAAAGAAGCTAAACGTAATCTGGTTGCGGGTACCATCGGTGCTGCAGTGTTAAGTGCCGGCGCATTTACATCGTCTGCAATGGCAAATCCGTTCGGAATGGATGCACTGGAATCCGGATATAAGCAAATCGCGGCAGAAGGAAAATGCGGTGAAGGCAAATGTGGTGCCGATAAAATGAAAGATAAAGCCAAAGCGGCAGCAGAGGGTAAATGCGGTGAGGGCAAGTGTGGCGCCGACAAGATGAAAGACAAAGCGAAAGCTGCAGCAGAAGGCAAATGCGGTGAAGGTAAGTGTGGTGCCGATAAAATGAAGGATAAAGCCAAAGCTGCGACAGAAGGTAAGTGTGGTGAAGGAAAGTGCGGCGCTGACAAAATGAAGGACAAGGTTAAAGAGAAAGCGGCTGAAGAAGGTAAATGTGGTGAGGGCAAATGCGGGAGTATGTAA
- the xdp1 gene encoding exosortase-dependent surface protein XDP1 has protein sequence MTTLVLASAITAPAMATGYKGNWHNGCGNDGNTGDGCNAADYFADDLMYSLASDGISNAVVDGVTINASAYSDTAASTKYSSGNYVYKDENVEAATLQNYGDGYGVINADEGTSSPAHSADNQEIIKSYWWSSTKYVETDFDYVLISFDEEVNVTGATFSWLWKETDTQVSVAALSDTSMLTSGVNTWGDIAGDALAVGSFDVLNCDDTDLAEISGLDNVYSQYWIIGAYNTVFGDIGYDMFDDGFKLASVGFNKKPGEEPPTTQVTEPGTFAMLFMGGALAMWRRRRSA, from the coding sequence GTGACGACACTCGTCCTTGCAAGCGCTATTACTGCACCTGCTATGGCAACTGGCTATAAAGGCAATTGGCATAACGGCTGTGGCAATGATGGCAACACAGGTGATGGCTGTAATGCAGCTGACTATTTCGCAGATGACTTGATGTACAGTCTGGCCAGTGATGGTATCAGCAATGCAGTAGTTGATGGTGTAACCATCAACGCTTCTGCTTACTCTGATACAGCAGCTTCGACTAAATATTCTTCTGGTAACTATGTTTACAAAGACGAAAATGTTGAAGCAGCCACACTTCAAAACTATGGCGATGGCTATGGTGTAATCAATGCAGACGAAGGAACATCGTCTCCGGCACACTCTGCTGATAACCAGGAAATCATTAAGTCGTATTGGTGGAGCAGTACGAAATATGTGGAAACAGATTTTGACTACGTACTGATCTCCTTCGACGAAGAAGTAAATGTTACCGGTGCAACATTTAGTTGGCTGTGGAAGGAAACAGATACACAGGTTTCTGTTGCAGCACTTAGCGATACATCTATGCTTACTTCAGGGGTAAATACTTGGGGCGACATAGCAGGTGATGCGCTGGCAGTTGGTTCATTTGATGTTCTTAACTGTGACGATACTGATTTAGCAGAAATCAGCGGTCTGGATAATGTTTATTCTCAATACTGGATTATCGGAGCGTATAACACAGTCTTCGGCGACATCGGTTACGATATGTTCGATGACGGTTTCAAGTTAGCCAGCGTAGGCTTTAATAAAAAGCCTGGTGAAGAGCCACCAACAACGCAGGTAACTGAACCTGGTACATTCGCAATGTTGTTCATGGGCGGTGCCCTGGCAATGTGGCGCAGAAGACGTAGTGCTTAA
- a CDS encoding tetratricopeptide repeat protein, producing the protein MKNQRMLASRVRSALFGLAGLSLIGSAHATTFEDYEQALEAYNAKRYEESFVHLKNSLQKDPDNLTAKILMGRLLLQNGYVRAAELEFQEAIDMGADLNLVAEPLGTAWLFMNRFRDILDFQEYKRLGSKQKSSWLQIRATACTKLDDDVCAEQAYQDMLAMPYNKDNALNGLAAIAMRAGDTDTAEDFLAQSREIDDNSAILWRLTGQLSYRQGDVDTAIKDFKRALEINSDDPIALRNLVNIYIARDDFESARAYVDEIMSRTPDDPLAILLNNWLMTQEQTVTSNSTEIQKLSNTLSELSPDVVESQPLLIYISGLTAYFNGNIEKAVGDFERYLGKVPDDLQAIKLLAKAYISTQRPKLALTLLEKKQSLLMQDLNAALLLGDLLIDQNKSFRADSLVRALEEEFPNTLQLQLFKIKLMTVRGMEEQALALLDKNYPAQQLNPTFLFTYASMKMRFGMYDDAHNAVDALIDIFPDKADVYNLKATLFIQQEEFAKARNLLDKALSINESSFSARFNLAALDAKTGNLPASLELLDALLAQVPRHVPSQLLKAQNLLRLKDIDNAVLIYKDVLTLHPNNQEARVKLVQVAAAKGDMSGALYQLDKLLKEDFDNPAYLLQKADILIGMDRADEAEQAIVLARDVIQTNSKYLERYGNILIKLGRPDEALAAFTTAREISPYDNDLALHTAKLQIAMGKVSDAANTIASRIEKNQNNADFWYVAGLLAESRNSFDKAAQAYGRSLTIAPVYAQPLLAAYKMAERGNNPEGFVSIARKLMKEQPEYLLPANLLAQYFYNAGEFEKSIPVYIELAKLPNVLNKPKVLNRLAEMSAQTNTIQASQWIKEAFQLNASDPEILDTYGWVLANEGKYAESLEMLRRAFSRQATNPKLRFHLGYTLVKMGREAEAQEHLELAANSELEYNGKTLAVRLLNGI; encoded by the coding sequence ATGAAAAATCAACGGATGTTAGCTTCACGCGTGCGCAGCGCGCTTTTCGGTCTGGCCGGACTGAGCCTTATTGGATCAGCCCATGCTACAACCTTTGAAGATTATGAACAGGCACTGGAAGCCTACAATGCAAAACGATATGAAGAATCGTTTGTTCACCTGAAAAATAGTCTGCAAAAAGATCCTGATAACCTGACTGCCAAGATATTAATGGGTCGCCTGCTTCTGCAAAACGGTTATGTGCGTGCTGCTGAACTGGAGTTTCAGGAAGCCATCGACATGGGCGCTGACCTGAATCTGGTTGCAGAACCGCTGGGAACGGCCTGGTTGTTTATGAACCGCTTCCGCGACATTCTTGATTTCCAGGAATACAAGCGTCTGGGCTCTAAACAAAAATCAAGCTGGCTACAGATCCGGGCAACAGCCTGTACCAAACTTGACGATGATGTCTGCGCTGAACAAGCTTATCAGGACATGCTTGCAATGCCCTATAATAAGGACAACGCGCTGAACGGACTTGCAGCAATTGCAATGCGGGCCGGTGATACAGATACCGCTGAAGACTTTCTCGCACAATCCCGCGAAATTGATGATAACAGTGCCATTCTGTGGCGCCTGACAGGTCAGCTCAGCTACCGTCAGGGCGACGTTGATACCGCTATCAAAGATTTTAAACGTGCACTTGAAATAAATTCAGACGATCCCATTGCTCTGCGTAATCTGGTTAATATCTACATTGCCAGAGATGACTTTGAAAGCGCCCGTGCCTATGTGGATGAAATCATGTCCCGTACTCCGGACGATCCACTGGCTATTCTGCTTAACAACTGGTTGATGACACAGGAACAGACGGTCACATCAAACAGTACTGAAATTCAGAAACTGAGTAATACACTTTCCGAGTTGTCGCCGGACGTAGTTGAATCCCAACCGCTGCTTATTTATATCAGCGGCCTTACTGCCTATTTTAATGGCAACATCGAAAAAGCGGTTGGCGATTTCGAACGTTACCTGGGTAAGGTGCCTGATGACTTGCAGGCGATAAAATTACTGGCCAAAGCATATATTTCTACCCAGCGCCCTAAACTGGCGTTAACACTGTTGGAGAAAAAGCAGTCATTGTTGATGCAGGATTTAAATGCAGCCCTTCTGCTGGGTGATTTGCTGATAGATCAGAACAAAAGCTTCCGGGCAGACAGTCTTGTTCGCGCATTGGAAGAAGAATTTCCTAATACCCTGCAATTGCAACTATTTAAAATTAAGCTGATGACAGTACGGGGAATGGAAGAACAGGCACTGGCACTGCTTGATAAAAATTATCCTGCCCAGCAGCTTAATCCGACTTTCCTGTTTACCTACGCATCTATGAAAATGCGATTCGGCATGTACGATGACGCTCATAATGCGGTAGATGCGCTCATCGACATTTTTCCGGACAAAGCCGATGTTTATAATCTAAAAGCTACTTTATTTATACAACAGGAAGAATTTGCCAAAGCCCGTAACTTGCTGGATAAAGCCCTGAGTATCAATGAGAGCAGTTTTTCAGCCAGATTCAACCTTGCAGCTCTGGATGCTAAGACGGGTAACCTGCCTGCATCGCTGGAACTCCTCGATGCGTTACTGGCACAAGTTCCCCGTCATGTTCCTTCGCAACTGTTGAAAGCACAAAACCTGCTAAGACTTAAAGATATTGATAATGCGGTACTGATATACAAAGATGTGCTTACCTTGCATCCTAACAATCAGGAGGCGCGGGTAAAACTGGTTCAGGTTGCCGCAGCTAAAGGCGATATGAGTGGTGCACTTTATCAGTTAGACAAACTCCTTAAAGAGGATTTTGACAATCCTGCATACTTGCTGCAGAAAGCCGACATTCTGATCGGTATGGACAGAGCTGACGAAGCCGAACAGGCCATTGTGCTTGCCAGGGACGTTATCCAGACTAATTCAAAATATCTGGAGCGTTATGGCAATATCCTGATTAAGCTTGGACGTCCTGATGAAGCACTGGCTGCATTCACAACTGCCAGAGAAATCTCTCCTTACGATAATGATCTTGCCCTGCATACGGCTAAGCTGCAGATCGCAATGGGTAAAGTATCTGACGCGGCGAACACTATTGCTTCACGTATTGAGAAAAACCAGAATAACGCGGACTTCTGGTATGTGGCCGGCCTGCTTGCAGAAAGCCGCAACAGTTTTGATAAAGCTGCACAGGCGTATGGCCGTTCACTGACTATCGCACCTGTTTATGCTCAGCCCCTTCTGGCGGCTTATAAAATGGCTGAGCGGGGCAACAACCCTGAAGGTTTTGTATCGATTGCCAGAAAATTAATGAAAGAGCAGCCAGAATACCTGTTACCGGCTAATTTACTTGCTCAGTATTTCTATAATGCCGGGGAATTTGAGAAGTCGATACCTGTATATATTGAGCTGGCTAAATTACCCAATGTACTGAACAAACCGAAAGTACTGAACCGTCTGGCAGAAATGTCAGCTCAGACAAATACCATTCAGGCCAGTCAGTGGATTAAAGAGGCATTTCAGTTGAATGCCAGCGATCCGGAAATACTTGACACTTATGGCTGGGTACTGGCTAACGAAGGAAAATATGCTGAAAGTCTGGAAATGTTGAGACGGGCGTTCAGTCGTCAGGCGACTAACCCGAAACTCCGCTTCCATCTCGGGTACACGCTGGTGAAGATGGGACGCGAAGCTGAAGCGCAGGAACACCTTGAACTGGCTGCCAATTCCGAATTGGAATACAACGGCAAGACACTGGCAGTCCGACTACTTAACGGTATATGA
- the pssA gene encoding CDP-diacylglycerol--serine O-phosphatidyltransferase: MTDTKRKGIYLLPNLLTTAGLFSGFYAVVASMNGSFEAAAVAVFVAMIFDGLDGRAARITNTQSAFGAEYDSMADMVSFGVAPALVAYNWGLSELGKLGWLAAFIYVAGAALRLARFNTQVGIADKRFFQGLASPAAAAVVSGLVWVGVEYDVNGNDYGFVVALITGAAGLLMVSNFKYNSFKEVNWNGKVPFVALLIIMLVFVIVATEPALVLFLVFALYALAGPINTFRTVDKVTLQDVVGDHEEKDADFTVDDDKADEKTVGDDEPEHKS; encoded by the coding sequence ATGACGGACACAAAAAGGAAAGGCATCTACCTGTTGCCTAATTTACTTACCACCGCAGGGTTGTTCTCGGGTTTCTATGCCGTAGTCGCGTCTATGAACGGCAGTTTCGAAGCTGCTGCGGTTGCCGTTTTCGTTGCAATGATATTTGATGGACTCGATGGAAGGGCTGCAAGGATCACCAACACACAAAGTGCGTTTGGTGCTGAATACGACTCAATGGCCGACATGGTTTCTTTTGGTGTTGCTCCGGCGCTGGTTGCTTACAACTGGGGTTTAAGTGAATTAGGTAAGCTGGGATGGCTCGCTGCCTTTATATATGTAGCTGGTGCAGCGTTGCGTCTGGCTCGGTTCAATACGCAGGTGGGTATTGCTGACAAACGATTCTTTCAGGGGTTGGCAAGTCCGGCTGCTGCAGCCGTTGTATCCGGGTTGGTCTGGGTAGGCGTTGAATATGATGTGAATGGCAACGACTATGGTTTTGTTGTAGCACTGATAACCGGTGCTGCCGGCTTACTTATGGTGAGTAATTTTAAATATAACTCTTTCAAAGAAGTGAACTGGAACGGCAAAGTTCCTTTTGTTGCGCTTCTTATTATTATGCTTGTGTTTGTAATTGTGGCGACAGAGCCTGCATTAGTGCTTTTCCTTGTCTTTGCCCTTTATGCTCTTGCCGGGCCCATTAATACATTCCGTACCGTTGACAAGGTAACACTTCAGGATGTAGTGGGGGACCATGAAGAGAAGGATGCGGATTTTACTGTTGATGATGATAAGGCAGATGAAAAAACCGTTGGTGATGATGAACCAGAGCATAAGTCATAG
- the xdp1 gene encoding exosortase-dependent surface protein XDP1: MKFNKIMSVTTLVASGIFIVPAQATSWSTKCGDSHTGCSASDYFAEDLRYMIANDGITSAVVDGVTISTTAYSDTGGQGFSSRNYDYTYSQSNGKHYLSDDIVETASLINYGEGYGIINKDVTNTPFTSDTRSGEYGVPQHAADNINLDWYASGYHIIETDYDFYLISFDEEVNVTGATFSWLWNSGDTQVSVAALNDTSMLTSGANTWADIAEEALAVGSYDVLNCEDTNLAMVDMDTTYSQYWLIGAYNLVFGDIGGTLYDDAFKLASIGFSKKEMPQTDVPEPGTLALFLMGGSLAFWRRKQQKSFVTQ, from the coding sequence ATGAAGTTTAATAAAATTATGAGTGTCACCACACTGGTTGCGTCAGGGATATTCATCGTACCTGCACAGGCTACCAGTTGGAGCACTAAGTGTGGCGATAGTCACACCGGCTGCTCAGCCAGTGACTACTTTGCTGAAGATTTGCGTTACATGATTGCCAACGATGGTATCACCAGCGCCGTTGTCGATGGCGTGACAATCAGTACGACAGCGTATTCGGATACGGGAGGCCAGGGCTTTTCTTCCCGTAATTACGATTACACCTACAGCCAGTCCAACGGCAAACATTACCTCAGCGATGACATTGTAGAAACAGCCAGCCTGATTAATTATGGCGAGGGTTACGGTATCATCAATAAAGATGTGACTAACACGCCGTTTACCAGTGACACCCGCAGTGGCGAATATGGTGTCCCCCAGCATGCCGCTGACAATATTAATCTGGACTGGTATGCCAGCGGTTATCACATAATTGAAACCGATTACGACTTTTATCTTATCTCCTTTGATGAAGAAGTTAATGTAACCGGAGCAACATTCAGCTGGCTCTGGAACAGCGGTGATACGCAGGTATCAGTAGCAGCTTTAAACGACACCTCTATGCTGACGTCCGGTGCAAACACCTGGGCAGATATAGCCGAAGAGGCGCTGGCAGTGGGTTCGTATGACGTACTCAATTGCGAAGACACTAATCTGGCGATGGTGGATATGGATACAACCTATTCCCAATACTGGCTGATTGGAGCGTATAACCTCGTGTTCGGAGATATTGGCGGAACCTTGTATGACGATGCCTTTAAACTGGCTTCTATCGGTTTTTCTAAAAAAGAAATGCCACAAACCGATGTACCTGAACCCGGCACTTTGGCGCTGTTCCTGATGGGTGGCTCACTGGCATTCTGGAGACGCAAACAACAAAAGTCCTTTGTGACACAATGA
- a CDS encoding HvfB family MNIO-type RiPP peptide maturase, giving the protein MSVSGAGLGLRREMLPDLLPQLPDSVDFWEVAPENWIPMGGKFKKQLQACTSQAPFSTHGLSLSVGSTDPLDIPFIKQIKSFLQEYSISLYSEHLSFCSGNGHLYDLLPMPFCEQAAKHVVERIKIVQDILERPLVLENVSYYLAPDQDMTELEFLLYILEESDCQMLLDVNNLYVNSINHKYDAVDFLNALPSKRIVYGHIAGHYDESDNLKVDTHGSSVIEPVWGLLEKAYRKHGVFPTLLERDFNIPPLGELLEEVGRIKSIQQRVCNEQEIKDNQLAGCAG; this is encoded by the coding sequence ATGTCTGTATCCGGTGCCGGGTTGGGTCTGCGGCGTGAAATGTTGCCTGACTTACTGCCACAGCTTCCTGACAGTGTCGATTTCTGGGAAGTTGCGCCGGAGAACTGGATCCCAATGGGCGGGAAGTTCAAAAAGCAATTGCAGGCCTGTACATCGCAGGCCCCCTTTTCGACTCACGGACTGTCATTGTCTGTAGGCAGTACGGATCCTCTTGATATCCCGTTTATTAAACAAATCAAATCGTTCCTGCAGGAATATAGCATCAGCTTGTACAGTGAACATCTGAGTTTTTGTTCCGGTAACGGACACCTCTATGATTTGCTGCCAATGCCTTTTTGTGAGCAGGCTGCAAAACATGTTGTGGAAAGAATCAAAATTGTACAGGACATTTTAGAGCGTCCGCTGGTGCTGGAGAATGTATCTTATTACCTCGCACCAGATCAGGACATGACAGAGCTGGAATTCCTTCTTTATATACTGGAAGAGTCTGACTGTCAGATGCTGCTTGATGTAAACAACCTCTACGTAAACAGTATCAATCATAAGTATGATGCCGTTGATTTCCTCAATGCACTGCCATCAAAGCGTATTGTTTATGGTCATATCGCCGGTCATTACGACGAGAGTGATAACCTTAAAGTCGATACCCATGGCAGTAGTGTCATTGAACCTGTGTGGGGGTTGCTGGAAAAAGCCTACCGGAAGCACGGCGTTTTCCCTACGTTGCTTGAACGGGATTTTAATATTCCTCCGTTAGGTGAATTGCTGGAAGAGGTTGGCCGGATTAAATCCATTCAGCAACGGGTATGTAATGAGCAGGAAATTAAGGATAACCAGCTAGCCGGATGTGCGGGATGA